A genomic window from Lotus japonicus ecotype B-129 chromosome 1, LjGifu_v1.2 includes:
- the LOC130734550 gene encoding uncharacterized protein At5g50100, chloroplastic, with amino-acid sequence MAFRIAAAAATASASSSRIAARWSHNPPPFFSLPHHNLPLPLPIRKLGSQCHIRAISEAAAVEPAISKKEGDGRDWKIKILYDGDCPLCMREVNMLRERNKSYGTIKFVDIGSDDYSPEENQGLDYETAMGRIHAVLSDGTVVTDVEAFRRLYEQVGLGWVYAITKYEPIAKIADSVYGVWAKYRLQVTGRPSIEEILEARKKKGEVCKNSNACKM; translated from the exons ATGGCTTTCAGAAtcgcagcagcagcagcaacagctTCTGCTTCTTCATCACGTATTGCTGCAAGGTGGTCTCATAACCCACCACCATTCTTTTCACTCCCACACCACAACCTTCCTCTGCCACTTCCTATTCGCAAACTCG GGTCTCAGTGCCACATTCGAGCTATTAGCGAGGCAGCTGCTGTGGAGCCTGCAATTTCTAAGAAAGAAGGAGATGGAAGAGATTGGAAGATCAAGATACTTTACGATGGAGATTGCCCCCTCTGTATGCGCGAG GTGAATATGCTAAGGGAGAGGAATAAGAGTTATGGCACTATCAAATTTGTTGATATAGGCTCGGATGATTACTCTCCAGAGGAGAATCAGGGTCTCGACTATGAAACT GCTATGGGAAGAATTCATGCTGTCCTCTCAGATGGAACTGTGGTTACAGATGTAGAA GCATTCAGGAGATTATATGAACAAGTTGGTCTAGGTTGGGTTTATGCCATTACAAAATATGAACCT ATTGCCAAAATTGCTGATTCCGTCTATGGTGTTTGGGCTAAATACCGTCTTCAAGTTACAG GACGGCCTTCGATTGAAGAAATATTAGAAGCTCGAAAGAAGAAG GGTGAAGTATGCAAAAACAGCAATGCTTGCAAGATGTAA
- the LOC130734551 gene encoding U-box domain-containing protein 38, translating to MGGNGKHRWKISFHRSSSHSKLEPPKEFLCPISGSLMSDPVVVSSGQTFERLSVQVCNDLKFSPNLNGTRPDFSTVIPNLAIKTTILNWCRKSATPPPCPPDYSAVESLVRQAMAAEPQESVRVSEKELLKAVADNPVMIGFSHAATELGPPRVNDFNSASSSEESVIIAASPPGTPLPLTTRPTCFSSSSSSSCEIEAQNPSGAPPSEEEARLVKMMKSNEVFEQEEGVVMLRSVTRNREEARVSLCTPRLLSALRLLVESRYVVVQVNAVASLVNLSLEKTNKVRIVRSGFVPFLIDVLKGGFSESQEHAAGALFSLALDDDNKMAIGVLGALQPLMHALRSESERTRHDSALALYHLTLVQSNRVKLVKLGVVPTLLSMVANGNLASRVLLVLCNVAACVEGRTAMLDGNAVEILVDLLRRNKFDSEATRENCVAALYALSHGSLRFKGLAKEAKAVEVLREIEETGTERAREKARRVLQTMRAGEDQPGSQFDSLFESDGLPRTRHRAAGAWNTNHVNSTTF from the coding sequence ATGGGTGGCAACGGTAAACACAGGTGGAAAATCTCCTTCCACCGTTCTTCCTCCCACTCTAAGCTTGAACCTCCTAAGGAATTTCTATGCCCCATTTCCGGGTCATTAATGTCCGACCCGGTTGTCGTCTCTTCGGGTCAAACATTCGAGCGTCTCTCCGTTCAAGTCTGCAACGACTTGAAGTTCTCACCCAATCTCAACGGAACCCGACCCGATTTCTCCACCGTCATCCCCAATTTGGCCATCAAAACCACCATCCTCAACTGGTGCCGCAAATCCGCCACCCCACCACCGTGCCCGCCCGATTACTCCGCCGTCGAGAGCCTGGTTCGTCAAGCAATGGCGGCGGAGCCGCAAGAGAGTGTTAGGGTTTCCGAGAAGGAGCTGCTGAAGGCGGTTGCTGATAACCCGGTGATGATAGGTTTCTCTCACGCCGCCACTGAACTGGGTCCGCCCCGGGTTAACGACTTCAACTCCGCGTCGTCGTCGGAGGAATCGGTTATCATCGCCGCGAGTCCCCCCGGAACGCCGTTGCCGCTCACCACTCGCCCTACTTGCTTCTCTTCGTCGTCGTCGTCCTCCTGCGAGATCGAAGCGCAAAACCCTAGCGGAGCTCCTCCTTCGGAGGAGGAGGCGAgattggtgaagatgatgaagagcaACGAGGTTTTCGAGCAAGAAGAAGGCGTGGTTATGCTGAGGAGTGTCACCCGGAACAGGGAAGAGGCTCGGGTTTCGCTCTGCACGCCGCGTCTTCTCTCGGCGCTGCGGTTGTTGGTGGAGTCGCGATACGTCGTCGTTCAGGTCAACGCGGTGGCGTCGCTGGTCAACCTTTCTCTGGAGAAGACTAACAAGGTGAGGATTGTGCGGTCAGGGTTTGTTCCGTTTCTCATCGATGTTTTGAAAGGGGGATTCAGTGAGTCGCAGGAGCACGCTGCGGGCGCGCTTTTCAGCTTGGCGCTGGATGATGACAACAAGATGGCGATTGGGGTTCTCGGCGCGTTGCAGCCGCTAATGCACGCGCTGCGGTCGGAATCCGAGAGGACTAGGCATGACTCGGCGCTTGCGCTGTACCACTTGACTCTGGTACAGAGCAACCGGGTCAAGCTGGTGAAGCTCGGGGTTGTCCCGACGCTGCTTTCAATGGTGGCGAACGGGAATCTGGCGAGCCGGGTGCTGCTGGTTCTGTGCAATGTGGCTGCGTGCGTGGAGGGGCGGACCGCGATGCTGGATGGCAATGCGGTTGAGATTCTGGTGGATTTGCTGAGGAGGAATAAGTTTGACTCGGAGGCTACTCGGGAGAACTGCGTGGCTGCGCTGTACGCGCTGAGTCATGGGAGCTTGAGGTTCAAAGGGTTGGCAAAGGAGGCTAAGGCTGTGGAGGTACTGAGGGAGATTGAGGAGACGGGAACGGAGCGGGCAAGGGAGAAGGCTCGGAGGGTGTTGCAGACGATGAGGGCTGGTGAGGATCAACCAGGGTCACAGTTTGATAGCCTCTTCGAATCCGATGGGTTGCCTCGGACTCGCCACCGAGCTGCTGGTGCCTGGAACACCAACCATGTGAACTCAACCACATTTTAG